A single genomic interval of Spinacia oleracea cultivar Varoflay chromosome 6, BTI_SOV_V1, whole genome shotgun sequence harbors:
- the LOC130463028 gene encoding uncharacterized protein, whose product MNTYDSASIYKARSKQYHDAKIEKREFKEGEKVLLYNSRLKLFPGKLKSWWSGPFDVVRVFPHGAIEIRNDDFGSFKVNGHRLKHYYLGDSIGSFATLDLKDPP is encoded by the coding sequence ATGAATACCTATGACTCCGCGAGCATCTACAAGGCGCGTTCTAAACAATATCATGACGCCAAGATTGAGAAGAGAGAGTTCAAGGAGGGGGAGAAGGTCCTCCTTTATAACTCTCGCTTGAAGTTGTTCCCGGGAAAACTAAAATCCTGGTGGAGCGGTCCGTTCGATGTTGTTCGGGTTTTCCCCCATGGTGCTATCGAGATTCGGAATGATGATTTCGGGTCCTTCAAAGTGAATGGGCATCGTCTCAAACACTATTACTTGGGAGACTCTATTGGATCTTTTGCTACCTTGGACCTCAAGGACCCCCCATGA